A DNA window from Oncorhynchus tshawytscha isolate Ot180627B linkage group LG13, Otsh_v2.0, whole genome shotgun sequence contains the following coding sequences:
- the mmp28 gene encoding matrix metalloproteinase-28, with translation MSLRDSPDQNKLWHIGPCIITALILIKSTVCTPVSTDWRVETPEAEGFLEKYGYLHQDNHIHNAAEVKTAVREFQWLSHLPVTGQLDGATLKQMGTPRCGVKDEGSHQVWAQRVYAVFTGKMASNGSQTRRKRYAQLGEKWYKRHLTYRIVNWPRHLAPGPVRLAVRAAFQLWSNVSGLAFQEVPEGPSDIRLAFYEGEHNDGASNAFDGPGGALAHAFFPCRGEAHFDMAERWTLYGHKGHNLFMVTAHEIGHTLGLEHSPVRHSLMSPYYRKLGRTLVLSWDDIAAVQQLYGKPLGGLPMRLTGQAFSSALQEWELAEESEGHPEITQPLYCQGVFDAITMDQNHTVLVFRGSVYWMVSAQGNVSAPLPLQQRWRHLPLAIEAAAFSPLDSKWYFFKGKRIWRYSGSALDPGFPKRSSQAGLPCHPDCAFYYAPLGHMVLFKGPRYSVLNLHTLRSEPYYPRRLADWTGVPQGTNGALTRPDGRLYLFREQQYWRFDPVKVRMTREGQWAQDLDWIGCRNRTHQGNDIL, from the exons ATGAGTTTGCGAGACTCTCCGGACCAGAATAAATTGTGGCATATCGGTCCATGTATTATAACTGCGCTAATACTTATAAAGTCAACTGTTTGCACACCGGTGTCAACGGACTGGCGGGTCGAGACACCTGAGGCTGAG GGCTTCCTGGAGAAATATGGATACCTGCACCAGGACAATCACATACACAATGCTGCAGAGGTCAAAACAGCAGTCCG GGAGTTTCAGTGGCTGTCCCACCTGCCCGTCACAGGACAGCTGGATGGTGCCACCCTGAAGCAGATGGGCACACCACGGTGTGGGGTAAAGGATGAGGGCAGCCATCAGGTCTGGGCACAGAGAGTCTATGCAGTCTTCACAGGCAAGATGGCGTCCAATGGGTCACAAACCCGCAGGAAACGCTATGCTCAACTAG GTGAGAAATGGTACAAGCGTCACCTGACCTACAGGATAGTGAACTGGCCTCGTCACCTTGCGCCAGGCCCCGTGAGGCTTGCAGTGCGTGCCGCCTTTCAGCTGTGGAGCAATGTGTCAGGCCTGGCCTTCCAGGAGGTCCCAGAGGGCCCCTCGGACATCCGCCTGGCGTTCTATGAGGGCGAGCACAATGACGGGGCCAGCAACGCCTTTGATGGCCCAG GGGGAGCTCTAGCACATGCCTTCTTCCCTTGCAGGGGGGAGGCCCACTTCGACATGGCAGAGAGATGGACGCTGTACGGACACAAGGGCCACAACCTGTTCATGGTGACAGCCCACGAGATAGGCCACACACTGGGGCTGGAACACTCACCGGTGCGCCACTCCCTCATGTCCCCCTACTACAGGAAGCTAGGCCGCACCCTGGTCCTCAGCTGGGATGACATCGCTGCAGTGCAGCAGCTCTATG GAAAGCCTCTGGGGGGTCTGCCTATGAGGTTAACAGGCCAGGCATTCAGCTCAGCCCTGCAGGAGTGGGAGCTGGCTGAGGAGTCCGAGGGACATCCTGAAATTACCCAGCCCCTCTACTGCCAGGGAGTCTTTGATGCCATCACTATGG ACCAGAACCACACAGTGCTGGTGTTCCGGGGCAGTGTGTACTGGATGGTGTCGGCTCAGGGGAACGTGAGcgcacctctccctctccagcagCGCTGGCGCCACCTCCCACTGGCCATCGAGGCCGCGGCCTTCTCCCCACTGGACAGCAAGTGGTACTTCTTCAAAG gTAAGCGTATATGGCGTTACTCGGGCAGTGCCCTGGACCCTGGCTTCCCCAAGAGGAGCAGCCAGGCCGGCCTCCCCTGCCACCCAGACTGTGCCTTCTACTACGCCCCCCTGGGACACATGGTCCTCTTTAAGGGCCCCCGCTACTCCGTGCTCAACCTGCACACACTGAGGTCCGAGCCCTACTACCCGCGCCGGCTGGCCGACTGGACCGGGGTGCCCCAGGGAACCAACGGTGCGCTGACCCGTCCCGACGGGCGCCTCTATCTCTTTAGGGAGCAGCAGTACTGGAGGTTTGACCCGGTGAAGGTGCGCATGACCAGAGAAGGCCAGTGGGCTCAGGACCTGGATTGGATAGGCTGCaggaacaggactcaccagggcAATGACATCCTGTGA